A single Agromyces sp. CF514 DNA region contains:
- a CDS encoding FAD-binding oxidoreductase, whose product MTTNGGVSFWLQQVGMPTPRAILPGDLDVDVAIVGAGYTGLWAAYYLKRDQPDLRVAVLERRFAGYGASGRNGGWLTNSVTGGRAQYVKQHGRDAAIAQQVALNEAVDEVIRVAGVERIDADIRKGGELNVATTPAQLARLRGYAASEQDWPATDLVLLDARQAADRVNVFGVLGAAWHPHCARVHPAKLVLGLAAAVERLGVTIYENTTVTEIRPGEARTEHGTVRAAHVLRATEGFTPDLHGEHRTWLPMNSSLIVTEPLAASVWDEIGWNERDTLGDMAHVYMYAQRTADDRIAFGGRGVPYRYGSRVDQDGRTQERTIESLGALLARFFPSAADAAIDHAWSGVLGVPRDWAATVGHDPATGLGWAGGYVGTGVTATNLAGRTLRDLVLGHDTELTRLPWVGHRARKWEVEPLRWLAVQAIYGAYHAADRAELRGRATTSPIAHVADLVAGR is encoded by the coding sequence ATGACGACGAACGGCGGCGTCTCGTTCTGGCTCCAGCAGGTCGGCATGCCGACCCCCCGTGCGATCCTGCCCGGCGACCTCGACGTCGACGTCGCGATCGTCGGTGCGGGATACACCGGCCTCTGGGCGGCGTACTACCTCAAGCGCGACCAGCCCGACCTCAGGGTGGCCGTGCTCGAACGCCGCTTCGCGGGCTACGGCGCGTCGGGCCGCAACGGCGGCTGGCTCACCAACTCGGTCACCGGCGGCCGCGCGCAGTACGTCAAGCAGCACGGCCGCGACGCCGCCATCGCCCAGCAGGTCGCGCTCAACGAGGCCGTCGACGAGGTCATCAGGGTCGCGGGCGTCGAGCGCATCGACGCGGACATCCGCAAGGGCGGCGAGCTGAACGTCGCGACCACGCCCGCCCAGCTCGCGCGGCTGCGGGGCTACGCGGCCTCCGAGCAGGACTGGCCCGCGACCGACCTCGTGCTGCTCGACGCCCGGCAGGCCGCCGATCGCGTGAACGTCTTCGGCGTGCTCGGCGCGGCCTGGCATCCGCACTGCGCGCGAGTGCACCCCGCCAAGCTCGTGCTCGGCCTCGCCGCCGCCGTCGAGCGACTCGGCGTCACGATCTACGAGAACACGACCGTCACCGAGATCCGCCCGGGCGAGGCGCGCACCGAGCACGGCACCGTTCGCGCCGCACACGTGCTGCGCGCGACCGAGGGCTTCACGCCCGACCTGCACGGCGAGCACCGCACGTGGCTGCCCATGAACTCCTCGCTCATCGTGACCGAGCCGCTCGCGGCATCCGTCTGGGACGAGATCGGCTGGAACGAGCGCGACACGCTCGGCGACATGGCGCACGTGTACATGTACGCCCAGCGCACCGCCGACGACCGCATCGCGTTCGGCGGGCGCGGCGTGCCCTACCGCTACGGCTCGCGCGTCGACCAGGACGGTCGCACCCAGGAGCGCACGATCGAGAGCCTCGGCGCGCTGCTCGCGCGGTTCTTCCCGAGTGCAGCGGATGCCGCGATCGACCATGCCTGGTCGGGGGTGCTCGGCGTGCCGCGCGACTGGGCGGCCACCGTCGGCCACGACCCGGCGACCGGCCTCGGCTGGGCCGGTGGATACGTCGGCACGGGTGTCACCGCGACGAACCTCGCCGGCCGCACGCTGCGCGACCTCGTGCTCGGGCACGACACCGAGCTCACCCGCCTGCCGTGGGTGGGTCACCGCGCGCGCAAGTGGGAGGTCGAGCCGCTGCGGTGGCTCGCCGTGCAGGCGATCTACGGCGCCTACCACGCGGCCGATCGCGCCGAGCTGCGCGGCCGCGCGACCACCTCGCCCATCGCGCACGTCGCCGACCTCGTCGCCGGGCGCTGA
- a CDS encoding cupin domain-containing protein, with translation MPETSAPRPSIATVAGLDPLARDLGARTPKPTATTDGVLEASATLWARAGLDVGYWECTPGRFTATRDGYTEICQFLEGRVVIEVDGEAPITLGAGDTLVMPSGWRGVWHVLETVRKLYVTIDDTTDPAA, from the coding sequence ATGCCCGAGACATCCGCACCCCGCCCTTCGATCGCGACCGTCGCCGGCCTCGACCCGCTCGCTCGCGACCTCGGCGCCCGCACGCCGAAGCCGACCGCGACCACCGACGGCGTGCTCGAGGCGTCCGCGACCCTGTGGGCCCGTGCCGGGCTCGACGTCGGCTACTGGGAGTGCACGCCCGGGCGCTTCACCGCGACCCGCGACGGCTACACCGAGATCTGCCAGTTCCTCGAGGGGCGGGTCGTGATCGAGGTCGACGGCGAGGCGCCGATCACGCTCGGCGCCGGCGACACGCTCGTGATGCCGAGCGGATGGCGCGGCGTCTGGCACGTGCTCGAAACCGTTCGCAAGCTCTACGTCACCATCGACGACACGACGGATCCGGCCGCGTAG
- a CDS encoding HAD-IC family P-type ATPase, with amino-acid sequence MSATDVETPVGLTEAEVAQRVADGRTNAFSQQSSRSAASIIRANVLTLFNGIIAACFLVLLLLGRWQDALFGFSAIANTIIGSVQEFRAKAALDKLALLHAPRARVRRAGDAQEIAVADVVLDDLLVLRAGDQVPADARVVASAHLQLDESMLTGESDAVDKVPGDEVLSGSIVIAGEGEAVVVRVGADSFANKLAAEAKKFSLVASELRSSIDKVLRVVSWIVGPIALLVFNAQIMVFGGWEQAFESGDWRQAAVNTIAALVAMIPLGLVLMTSIAFAVGAVKLAGQQVLVQELAAVEGLARVDLICLDKTGTLTEGTIAFDAEHPVDGGVTPDGWRRALAWAGGDPEANATARCLAEAYRDAPSHEPIARIPFSSARKWSAFEFAAGSDAATDAPTDAAGSWVLGGPEMVFPDNRLAGDARELAASGLRTLVLAHSTSPLDEEAEALPAGLTPVALLTFRERIRTDAAETLAYFAEQGVAVRIISGDNPDTVAAIARSVGLDAAVGFDARQLPEDPAELSELLQRHLVFGRVTPQQKKAIVVALKEAGHTVAMTGDGVNDALAIKEADMGIAMESGAAATKAVARIVLLDGRFSHLPRVVAEGRQVIANIERVSMLFLTKTVYATGLAVLFGLFVLQFPFLPRQLSVIDGLTIGIPAFFLALMPNARRYVPGFLRRSLSFAIPTGVVVAVALFVYSWLATQAGIGQDELRTGSTLLLTIIGLWILTVLSRPIDGWKILIIGSMMLGLILVYSVPLVTEFLVFVDPSIVTAALVLVVSVVSIALIEVIRFVHLRYVRRTARFDPSTAP; translated from the coding sequence ATGAGCGCGACGGATGTCGAGACTCCCGTGGGCCTGACCGAAGCCGAGGTGGCGCAGCGCGTCGCCGACGGACGCACGAACGCGTTCTCGCAGCAGTCGAGCCGCAGCGCCGCGAGCATCATCCGCGCGAACGTGCTCACGCTGTTCAACGGCATCATCGCCGCGTGCTTCCTCGTGCTGCTCCTGCTCGGCCGCTGGCAGGACGCGCTCTTCGGGTTCAGCGCGATCGCGAACACGATCATCGGCTCGGTGCAGGAGTTCCGGGCCAAGGCCGCCCTCGACAAGCTCGCGCTCCTGCACGCGCCGCGTGCGCGGGTGCGTCGCGCCGGCGACGCGCAGGAGATCGCCGTCGCCGACGTCGTACTCGACGACCTGCTCGTGCTGCGCGCGGGCGATCAGGTTCCGGCAGACGCGCGCGTCGTGGCATCCGCCCACCTGCAGCTCGACGAGTCGATGCTCACGGGGGAGTCGGACGCGGTCGACAAGGTGCCGGGCGACGAGGTGCTGTCGGGTTCGATCGTGATCGCCGGCGAGGGCGAGGCCGTCGTGGTCAGGGTCGGCGCCGACTCGTTCGCCAACAAGCTCGCCGCCGAGGCGAAGAAGTTCTCGCTCGTCGCGAGCGAGCTGCGTTCGTCGATCGACAAGGTGCTGCGGGTCGTGAGCTGGATCGTGGGGCCGATCGCGCTGCTCGTCTTCAACGCGCAGATCATGGTGTTCGGCGGCTGGGAGCAGGCGTTCGAGTCGGGGGACTGGCGCCAGGCCGCGGTGAACACGATCGCTGCGCTCGTGGCGATGATCCCGCTCGGACTCGTGCTCATGACGAGCATCGCGTTCGCGGTCGGCGCGGTGAAGCTCGCCGGACAGCAGGTGCTCGTGCAGGAACTCGCCGCAGTCGAGGGCCTCGCGCGGGTCGACCTCATCTGCCTCGACAAGACCGGCACTCTGACCGAGGGCACCATCGCGTTCGACGCCGAGCACCCGGTCGACGGTGGCGTCACCCCAGACGGTTGGCGCCGCGCGCTCGCATGGGCCGGCGGCGATCCCGAGGCGAACGCCACCGCCCGCTGTCTCGCCGAGGCGTACCGCGACGCACCCTCGCATGAGCCGATCGCACGCATCCCGTTCTCGTCCGCTCGCAAGTGGAGCGCCTTCGAGTTCGCCGCCGGTTCGGATGCGGCGACGGATGCCCCGACGGATGCCGCGGGCAGCTGGGTGCTCGGCGGGCCCGAGATGGTCTTCCCCGACAACCGGCTCGCGGGCGATGCGCGCGAGCTCGCGGCATCCGGGCTCCGCACCCTCGTGCTCGCACACTCGACGTCGCCGCTCGACGAGGAGGCCGAGGCGCTTCCGGCCGGGCTCACGCCGGTCGCGCTGCTGACCTTCCGCGAGCGCATCCGCACCGACGCCGCCGAGACGCTCGCGTACTTCGCCGAGCAGGGCGTCGCCGTGCGCATCATCTCGGGCGACAACCCCGACACCGTCGCGGCCATCGCCCGGAGCGTCGGCCTCGACGCGGCGGTCGGGTTCGACGCGCGGCAGCTGCCCGAGGACCCCGCGGAGCTGTCCGAGCTGCTGCAGCGGCACCTCGTGTTCGGCCGCGTGACGCCCCAGCAGAAGAAGGCCATCGTGGTCGCGCTGAAGGAGGCGGGCCACACGGTCGCGATGACGGGCGACGGGGTGAACGACGCGCTCGCCATCAAGGAGGCCGACATGGGCATCGCGATGGAGTCGGGCGCCGCGGCCACCAAGGCGGTCGCGCGCATCGTGCTGCTCGACGGCCGGTTCTCGCACCTGCCGAGGGTCGTGGCCGAGGGGCGGCAGGTGATCGCGAACATCGAGCGCGTCTCGATGCTGTTCCTCACCAAGACCGTCTACGCAACGGGGCTGGCGGTGCTCTTCGGCCTGTTCGTGCTGCAGTTCCCCTTCCTGCCGCGCCAGTTGTCGGTCATCGACGGGCTCACGATCGGCATCCCGGCGTTCTTCCTCGCGCTCATGCCCAACGCGCGCCGGTACGTGCCCGGCTTCCTGCGGCGATCGCTGAGCTTCGCGATCCCGACGGGCGTCGTCGTGGCGGTCGCGCTCTTCGTCTACAGCTGGTTGGCGACGCAGGCCGGCATCGGTCAGGACGAGCTGCGCACCGGATCCACGCTGCTGCTGACCATCATCGGGCTCTGGATCCTCACGGTGCTCTCGCGTCCGATCGACGGCTGGAAGATCCTCATCATCGGGTCGATGATGCTCGGCCTGATCCTCGTCTACTCGGTGCCGCTCGTCACGGAGTTCCTGGTCTTCGTCGATCCGTCGATCGTGACCGCCGCGCTCGTGCTCGTCGTGTCGGTCGTGAGCATCGCGCTCATCGAGGTGATCAGGTTCGTGCACCTGCGCTACGTGCGAAGAACCGCGCGGTTCGACCCGTCCACAGCACCGTGA
- a CDS encoding carboxymuconolactone decarboxylase family protein has translation MTTQTRIPPTELTGVFGAVVKVAARRMLGRVPDSMGVLAHHPALMRASMGIGRKVEAMHELDRNLASYAVMATAATIGCSWCLDFNYYKAHNEGLDEDKAREVPNWRASTAFTPLERDVMEYAEAMSQTPPAVTDELSAALLAALGPAALIELTAKVAFMNMSSRMNVALGIHSEGYADACELPPLAQRATVASTDAAASVVGSGS, from the coding sequence ATGACCACCCAGACCCGCATCCCCCCGACCGAGCTGACCGGAGTCTTCGGCGCCGTCGTGAAGGTCGCCGCCCGCCGCATGCTCGGCCGGGTGCCCGATTCGATGGGCGTGCTCGCGCATCATCCCGCGCTCATGCGGGCATCGATGGGCATCGGCCGCAAGGTCGAGGCGATGCACGAGCTCGACCGGAACCTCGCGAGCTACGCCGTGATGGCGACGGCCGCGACGATCGGCTGCAGCTGGTGCCTCGACTTCAACTACTACAAGGCGCACAACGAGGGCCTCGACGAGGACAAGGCCCGGGAGGTGCCGAACTGGCGTGCATCCACCGCGTTCACCCCGCTCGAACGCGACGTCATGGAGTACGCCGAGGCGATGAGCCAGACCCCGCCTGCCGTCACCGACGAGCTCTCGGCCGCGCTGCTCGCGGCACTCGGGCCGGCAGCGCTCATCGAGCTCACCGCCAAGGTCGCGTTCATGAACATGAGCTCGCGCATGAACGTGGCGCTCGGCATCCACTCCGAGGGCTACGCCGACGCGTGCGAGCTGCCCCCGCTCGCGCAGCGCGCGACGGTCGCATCGACGGATGCCGCGGCATCCGTCGTAGGCTCTGGCTCATGA
- a CDS encoding RNA polymerase sigma-70 factor, whose translation MIDDDPFVTHRGLLFTVAYEMLGSAADAEDVLQESWLRWDATDRSEVRDPRAYLVRVVTRQALNHLRARARLRESYVGEWLPEPLLTSPDVADDVELAESVSIAMLTVLETLGPTERAVFVLREVFDVPYDEIASAVDKSPAAVRQIAHRAKEHVAARRPRVTVERAEQEAVVARFVAAVNSGDLQGLMDVLAPDVVSVADGGGFVKGAARRPIVGADKIARYLLGGLAKLGLPFEARPTWVNGHPAIRGEVDGALAGAICFEVEGGRITRIFSIANPHKLGRLDAEASLVR comes from the coding sequence ATGATCGACGACGACCCGTTCGTCACCCATCGTGGGCTGCTCTTCACGGTGGCCTACGAGATGCTCGGCTCCGCGGCCGACGCCGAAGACGTGCTGCAGGAGTCGTGGCTGCGCTGGGATGCGACCGACCGCAGCGAGGTGCGCGACCCTCGCGCGTACCTGGTGCGCGTCGTGACGCGACAGGCGCTGAACCACCTGCGCGCGAGGGCGCGCCTTCGCGAGTCGTACGTGGGGGAGTGGCTGCCCGAGCCTCTGCTCACGAGCCCGGATGTCGCCGACGACGTCGAGCTCGCCGAGAGCGTCTCGATCGCGATGCTCACGGTGCTCGAGACCCTCGGGCCGACCGAGCGCGCGGTGTTCGTGCTGCGGGAGGTCTTCGACGTGCCGTACGACGAGATCGCATCGGCCGTCGACAAGTCCCCGGCGGCGGTGCGGCAGATCGCGCACCGCGCGAAGGAGCACGTCGCCGCACGGCGACCGCGGGTGACGGTCGAGCGCGCCGAGCAGGAGGCCGTCGTCGCCCGGTTCGTCGCGGCCGTGAACTCGGGCGACCTCCAGGGCCTCATGGACGTGCTCGCGCCCGACGTGGTGTCGGTCGCCGACGGCGGCGGGTTCGTGAAGGGCGCCGCGCGCCGCCCCATCGTCGGGGCCGACAAGATCGCCCGCTACCTGCTCGGCGGGCTCGCGAAGCTCGGGCTGCCGTTCGAGGCGCGGCCGACGTGGGTGAACGGGCATCCGGCGATCCGTGGAGAGGTCGACGGCGCACTCGCCGGAGCCATCTGCTTCGAGGTCGAGGGCGGGCGCATCACGCGCATCTTCTCGATCGCGAACCCGCACAAGCTGGGTCGGCTCGACGCCGAGGCGTCGTTGGTGCGGTGA
- a CDS encoding alpha/beta fold hydrolase: MRDQAGVTDAALRALRVERPDGAVLATEVAGDARHPLVLLVAGAECSMDWWRPEFCGAIVERGFRVARYDQRGTGRTTRGRAGERLGGLGTAVDDAIAVLEAVAEVDGCRAQAHWLGLSAGGFAVQVVAIEHPGLVLSLTLIATRPASPYDPDVDLPPVSERMMRAWADPVPEPDWADEASVVEYHVDVDRAYAGTEFDEAHERAIWTATVRRSPDRHRDEPEPDVIVEPARWRERLSEIRVPTTVLHGTDDPLFPIGNGEALAADIPGARFVALDGVGHELPPRAWPPVIAAVTASARAVR, from the coding sequence ATGCGCGATCAGGCCGGAGTGACGGATGCCGCGTTGCGAGCGCTGCGCGTCGAGCGTCCCGACGGCGCCGTGCTCGCGACCGAGGTCGCGGGTGACGCCCGGCATCCGCTCGTCCTGCTCGTCGCCGGCGCCGAGTGCTCGATGGACTGGTGGCGGCCGGAGTTCTGCGGCGCGATCGTCGAGCGCGGATTCCGCGTGGCGCGCTACGACCAGCGCGGCACGGGCCGCACCACCCGCGGCCGTGCGGGAGAGCGGCTGGGCGGGCTCGGCACGGCGGTCGACGACGCGATCGCGGTGCTCGAGGCGGTCGCGGAGGTCGACGGATGCCGCGCGCAGGCGCACTGGCTCGGACTCTCGGCCGGCGGGTTCGCGGTGCAGGTGGTGGCGATCGAGCATCCGGGACTCGTGCTGTCGCTCACGCTCATCGCCACCCGACCGGCGAGCCCGTACGACCCGGATGTCGACCTGCCTCCGGTCTCGGAGCGCATGATGCGCGCGTGGGCCGACCCGGTGCCCGAGCCGGATTGGGCCGACGAGGCATCTGTCGTCGAGTACCACGTCGACGTCGACCGCGCCTACGCCGGAACGGAGTTCGACGAGGCGCACGAACGCGCCATCTGGACCGCGACCGTGCGCAGGTCGCCCGATCGCCACCGTGACGAGCCGGAGCCCGACGTCATCGTCGAGCCGGCGCGCTGGCGCGAGCGGCTCTCGGAGATCCGCGTGCCGACGACCGTGCTGCACGGCACCGATGACCCGCTGTTCCCGATCGGCAACGGGGAGGCGCTCGCCGCGGACATCCCCGGAGCCCGGTTCGTCGCCCTCGACGGGGTCGGTCACGAGTTGCCGCCCCGAGCGTGGCCGCCCGTGATCGCGGCCGTCACCGCGTCGGCACGAGCCGTGCGGTGA
- a CDS encoding dihydrofolate reductase family protein: MRTVTLGMNVSLDGYVATDDGGLDWVFPNFSPELMASTQQVLGGLDTVLMGRKNYEGQAESWANADGPIAEVMNGVQKVVFSKTLERASWVNSTLATAAPEDEIPRLKALPGGPIGASGGAAFAQYLSSHGLIDEYRLTVHPVVLGSGLPLFTTRIAFDLVDAVEYPNGVTVRTLRPKAGDAAGETRASGA, encoded by the coding sequence ATGCGAACAGTGACTCTCGGAATGAACGTGTCCCTCGACGGATACGTCGCCACCGACGACGGCGGGCTCGACTGGGTCTTCCCGAACTTCAGCCCCGAACTCATGGCCTCGACGCAGCAGGTGCTCGGCGGCCTCGACACGGTGCTCATGGGCCGCAAGAACTACGAGGGCCAGGCCGAGAGCTGGGCGAACGCCGACGGGCCGATCGCCGAGGTCATGAACGGCGTGCAGAAGGTCGTCTTCTCGAAGACGCTCGAACGCGCGAGCTGGGTCAACTCCACGCTCGCCACCGCGGCGCCCGAAGACGAGATCCCGCGGCTCAAGGCGCTGCCGGGCGGCCCCATCGGGGCCTCGGGAGGTGCGGCGTTCGCCCAGTACCTCTCGTCGCACGGGCTGATCGACGAGTACCGGCTCACGGTGCATCCGGTGGTGCTCGGCAGTGGCCTGCCGCTGTTCACGACGCGCATCGCGTTCGACCTCGTCGACGCGGTCGAGTACCCCAACGGGGTCACGGTGCGCACGCTGCGGCCGAAGGCCGGCGATGCTGCCGGCGAGACCCGGGCCTCCGGCGCATGA
- a CDS encoding helix-turn-helix domain-containing protein, giving the protein MTVLVDGRAEPVALPDVAAIEDPDAAIASLDPIRSRLLAALVEPNSASTLGAMLGLPRQKVYYHLGALEQHGLIELVEERKKGNMVERVMRAKAASYVITPSALASVRPDPSRAPDRLSARWLLALAARLVQDVGSIISGAERASKPLATFALDGEIRFASASDRAAFAEELGDAVMALANRYHDGSAPRGRDYRLVVALHPSAEPRRTDEG; this is encoded by the coding sequence ATGACCGTCCTCGTCGATGGGAGAGCCGAGCCGGTCGCGCTTCCCGACGTGGCCGCCATCGAGGACCCGGATGCCGCCATCGCCTCACTCGACCCCATCCGCTCCCGCCTGCTCGCAGCACTCGTCGAACCGAACTCGGCGAGCACGCTCGGGGCCATGCTCGGCCTGCCCAGGCAGAAGGTGTACTACCACCTCGGCGCGCTCGAGCAGCACGGGCTCATCGAACTCGTCGAGGAGCGCAAGAAGGGCAACATGGTCGAGCGCGTGATGCGCGCGAAGGCCGCGTCGTACGTCATCACGCCGTCCGCGCTCGCATCGGTCCGCCCCGATCCGAGCCGGGCGCCCGACCGACTGTCGGCGCGCTGGCTGCTCGCGCTCGCAGCGCGGCTCGTGCAAGACGTCGGCTCGATCATCTCGGGCGCCGAGCGTGCCTCGAAGCCCCTGGCCACGTTCGCGCTCGACGGCGAGATCCGGTTCGCCTCGGCATCCGATCGCGCCGCGTTCGCCGAAGAGCTGGGCGACGCGGTCATGGCGCTCGCGAATCGCTATCACGACGGGTCGGCACCGCGAGGTCGCGACTACCGACTGGTCGTCGCACTGCACCCGAGCGCCGAACCGCGCCGGACCGACGAGGGGTGA
- a CDS encoding SRPBCC domain-containing protein: MTSHAFEDAAELSFELTPDAVWNAIATGPGLTSWFMGATEVDREQGVVRTRMGDYSQDSTIVADDPGRRFAFRGAEAPDGRFFAMEFLIEARDSSSTVLRIVSSGFLPGDDWEDEYEAMVAGGRQYRHTLVEYLEHFSGRPGIAVAASTPLGDNDRRWVAMLADLGVAGSESPRGGRPDVAVGDAVALAPTGLEPITGVVDFVTAETLGVRSADGLLRFFRGHWAAGVGHHLFGETDAAAAAARWQAWLDAVAA; encoded by the coding sequence GTGACGTCGCACGCATTCGAAGATGCCGCCGAGCTCTCGTTCGAGCTCACGCCCGACGCCGTGTGGAACGCGATCGCGACCGGCCCGGGGCTCACCTCGTGGTTCATGGGGGCCACCGAGGTCGATCGTGAGCAGGGCGTCGTGCGCACGCGCATGGGCGACTACTCGCAGGACTCGACGATCGTCGCCGACGACCCGGGTCGCCGGTTCGCCTTCCGCGGTGCAGAGGCCCCCGACGGGCGGTTCTTCGCCATGGAGTTCCTCATCGAGGCGCGCGACTCCTCGAGCACGGTGCTGCGCATCGTCTCGAGCGGATTCCTGCCGGGCGACGACTGGGAGGACGAGTACGAGGCGATGGTCGCCGGCGGACGCCAGTACCGGCACACGCTGGTCGAGTACCTCGAGCACTTCAGCGGACGCCCGGGCATCGCCGTCGCGGCTTCGACGCCGCTCGGCGACAACGACCGGCGCTGGGTGGCCATGCTGGCAGACCTCGGCGTCGCGGGATCCGAGTCGCCCCGGGGCGGTCGCCCGGACGTCGCGGTGGGCGACGCGGTGGCCCTCGCCCCGACCGGACTCGAGCCGATCACCGGCGTGGTCGATTTCGTGACCGCCGAGACGCTGGGCGTGCGCTCCGCCGATGGGCTCCTCAGGTTCTTCCGCGGCCACTGGGCTGCGGGCGTCGGTCACCATCTGTTCGGTGAGACGGATGCCGCGGCAGCCGCCGCGCGCTGGCAGGCCTGGCTCGACGCGGTGGCCGCCTGA
- a CDS encoding dihydrofolate reductase family protein, translating into MGTVTISFEMTLDGVFDQMEQWFDPDDASVQRASDALVFGADAVLLGRESYEFFREYWPAQTDDRGFAAHYNALPKYVASTTLTGPLDWNATLIEGDVAEAVRGLRDRYASIISHGYGQLASTLMAAGLVDEVHAGIHPFIVGDGEIRLRSPQPVGLRLLGAQASESGIIAARYAPA; encoded by the coding sequence ATGGGAACCGTGACGATCTCGTTCGAGATGACGCTCGACGGAGTGTTCGACCAGATGGAGCAGTGGTTCGACCCCGACGATGCGAGCGTGCAACGCGCGTCGGACGCGCTGGTGTTCGGCGCCGACGCCGTGCTGCTGGGCAGGGAGAGCTACGAGTTCTTCCGCGAGTACTGGCCCGCCCAGACCGACGACCGCGGGTTCGCCGCCCACTACAACGCGCTGCCCAAGTACGTGGCGTCGACCACCCTCACCGGCCCCCTCGACTGGAACGCCACCCTCATCGAGGGCGACGTCGCCGAGGCGGTGCGCGGCCTCCGCGATCGGTACGCCTCGATCATCTCGCACGGTTACGGACAGCTCGCCTCGACGCTCATGGCCGCCGGGCTCGTCGACGAGGTGCACGCGGGCATCCACCCGTTCATCGTCGGCGACGGCGAGATCCGCCTGCGGTCCCCGCAGCCGGTCGGGCTGCGACTTCTCGGGGCGCAGGCTTCCGAGTCGGGCATCATCGCGGCGAGGTACGCGCCCGCGTGA
- a CDS encoding winged helix DNA-binding domain-containing protein — translation MTTDRDLARRRLRSQHLSDPAADAEQVVRSLLGVQAENPSQSAWAVATRTAAPDAGDLETALADGRVLRTHVLRPTWHYVHADDAAWLIELTAPRVLPTIDQQLRPLADELTALADLVVAILAETPGRTRAELSTALADRGVALTGQQLMLLLAHLELHLLVCSGAPRDGEHTYALFAERVRRPRRLERDEALAELAVRYLTSHGPATERDLAYWATLTLGDVRRGISAAGEGLASFEHDGRTFLHAADAEAAVAASDAQEGPTAHLLQVLDEMYRGYQDSRWLLDADGVVPRERETAIGMALVDAQLVAAMRRTLTAKAATFELRPHRALAEPELDAIHDASARYAAFLGLEPRVVFASVG, via the coding sequence ATGACCACCGATCGCGACCTCGCCCGACGGCGTCTGCGTTCGCAGCACCTCTCCGATCCCGCAGCCGACGCCGAGCAGGTCGTGCGCTCGCTGCTGGGCGTGCAGGCCGAGAATCCGTCGCAGTCGGCGTGGGCGGTCGCGACGCGCACGGCGGCGCCGGATGCCGGTGACCTCGAGACAGCCCTGGCCGATGGGCGCGTCCTGCGCACCCACGTGCTGCGCCCGACCTGGCACTACGTGCACGCCGACGACGCGGCCTGGCTCATCGAGCTCACGGCGCCGCGCGTGCTGCCGACGATCGACCAGCAGCTGCGGCCGCTCGCCGACGAGTTGACGGCGCTCGCCGACCTCGTCGTCGCGATCCTCGCCGAGACGCCCGGCCGAACGCGCGCCGAGCTGTCGACCGCGCTCGCCGATCGAGGCGTGGCACTCACGGGGCAGCAGCTGATGCTGCTGCTCGCGCACCTCGAACTGCACCTGCTCGTCTGCAGCGGTGCTCCTCGTGACGGCGAGCACACGTATGCGCTGTTCGCCGAGCGCGTGCGCCGGCCCCGCAGGCTCGAACGCGACGAGGCGCTCGCCGAGCTCGCCGTTCGCTACCTGACGTCGCACGGCCCGGCCACCGAGCGCGACCTCGCGTATTGGGCGACGCTCACCCTCGGCGACGTGCGTCGAGGCATCTCCGCCGCCGGCGAGGGGCTCGCGTCGTTCGAGCACGACGGGCGCACGTTCCTGCACGCAGCGGATGCCGAGGCGGCCGTCGCGGCATCCGATGCCCAAGAAGGGCCGACCGCGCACCTGCTGCAGGTGCTCGACGAGATGTACCGCGGATACCAGGACTCGCGCTGGCTGCTCGATGCCGACGGCGTCGTGCCGCGCGAACGCGAGACGGCAATCGGCATGGCCCTCGTGGACGCGCAGCTCGTGGCCGCCATGCGTCGAACGCTCACCGCGAAGGCGGCGACGTTCGAGCTCCGCCCGCACCGTGCGCTGGCCGAACCCGAACTGGACGCGATCCACGACGCCTCGGCTCGCTACGCCGCCTTCCTCGGACTCGAACCCCGGGTGGTGTTCGCCTCGGTCGGGTAG